TGCAACTAAAGTGGCTCGGGACGGAATCGAACCGCCGACACGAGGATTTTCAGTCCTCTGCTCTACCATCTGAGCTACCGAGCCTCAACATTGATTTTAAATAATGGCGGAGCCGACGGGATTCGAACCCGCGGTCTCCTGCGTGACAGGCAGGCATGTTAGGCCTCTACACCACGGCTCCGTGCCATATTTAAGTGGTGCCGCCGAGAGGACTTGAACCCCCAACCTACTGATTACAAGTCAGTTGCTCTACCAGTTGAGCTACAGCGGCATGTTACGTTATAGTTATCCACAGCATGTGGATGGTGGAGGCTGACGGGATCGAACCGCCGACCCTCTGCTTGTAAGGCAGATGCTCTCCCAGCTGAGCTAAGCCTCCATGGGATTATTGGTAGCGGCGGAGGGGATCGAACCCCCGACCTTACGGGTATGAACCGTACGCTCTAGCCAGCTGAGCTACACCGCCATTTATACAACCAAGGAATGTAATACGGAGAGAGAGGGATTCGAACCCTCGCACCACTTACGCAGTCTAACCCCTTAGCAGAGGGTCCCCTTGAGCCACTTGGGTATCTCTCCATGACATAACCTTATCAAGGCTTATCCCTTGAAAACTGGATACGAAACTAAGCACGCTGATGCTCTGTATTAGCTTTTGCTTCCGAAGTACGTTTACTTCGTATGCTTACGAAGTGCATTTACTCCGTAAATGCTTTAGGATAAGCCCTCGACCGATTAGTATTCGTCAGCTACACACGTTACCGTGCTTACACCCCGAACCTATCAACCTCGTCGTCTACAAGGGGTCTTACATACTGGGAAATCTCATCTTGAGGGGGGCTTCACGCTTAGATGCTTTCAGCGCTTATCCCGTCCGTACTTGGCTATCCAGCCGTGCTCCTGGCGGAACAACTGGTACACCAGCGGTACGTCCATCCCGGTCCTCTCGTACTAAGGACAGCTCCTCTCAAATTTCCTACGCCCGCGACAGATAGGGACCGAACTGTCTCACGACGTTCTGAACCCAGCTCGCGTACCGCTTTAATGGGCGAACAGCCCAACCCTTGGGACCTACTTCAGCCCCAGGATGCGATGAGCCGACATCGAGGTGCCAAACCTCCCCGTCGATGTGGACTCTTGGGGGAGATAAGCCTGTTATCCCCAGGGTAGCTTTTATCCGTTGAGCGATGGCCCTTCCATACGGTACCACCGGATCACTAAGCCCGACTTTCGTCCCTGCTCGACCTGTTTGTCTCGCAGTCAAGCTCCCTTATGCCTTTGCACTCTGCGAATGATTTCCAACCATTCTGAGGGAACCTTAGGGCGCCTCCGTTACATTTTAGGAGGCGACCGCCCCAGTCAAACTGCCCACCTGACACTGTCCCCATACCGGTTCACGGTACCAGGTTAGAACTCCGATACGATCAGGGTGGTATCCCAACGGCGCCTCCACCGAAGCTGGCGCTCCGGCTTCTCAGGCTCCCACCTATCCTGTACAGATCGTACCAAAGTCCAATATCAAGCTGCAGTAAAGCTCCATGGGGTCTTTCCGTCTTGTCGCGGGTAACCTGCATCTTCACAGGTATTAAAATTTCACCGGATCTCTCGTCGAGACAGCGCCCAAGTCGTTACGCCATTCGTGCGGGTCAGAATTTACCTGACAAGGAATTTCGCTACCTTAGGACCGTTATAGTTACGGCCGCCGTTTACTGGGGCTTCGGTTCACAGCTTCGGATTGCTCCTAACCGCTCCCCTTAACCTTCCAGCACCGGGCAGGCGTCAGCCCGTATACTTCGCCTTGCGGCTTCGCACAGACCTGTGTTTTTGCTAAACAGTCGCTTGGGCCTTTTCACTGCGGCCCCCTCGGGCTATTCACCCTACCGAGGCACCCCTTCTCCCGAAGTTACGGGGTCATTTTGCCGAGTTCCTTAACGAGAGTTCTTCCGCGCGCCTTAGCATGCTCTGCTCGCCTACCTGTGTCGGTTTGCGGTACGGGCACCTTCTCCCTGGCTAGAGGCTTTTCTTGGCAGCTTGAACTCATGACCTTCGGTACTTATATTTCCCTCCCCGTCACAGCTCAGCCTTACGGTTAGCGGATTTGCCTACTAACCAGCCTTGCTGCTTGGACGGACATCCATCAGTCCGCGTCACTATCCTTCTGCGTCACCCCATTGCTCATAACGGTTCACGGTGGTACAGGAATTTCAACCTGTTGTCCTTCGACTACGCCTTTCGGCCTCGCCTTAGGTCCCGACTTACCCTGAGCGGACGAGCCTTCCTCAGGAACCCTTAGGCTTACGGCGGATCAGATTCTCACTGATCTTTTCGTTACTCATACCGGCATTCTCACTTGTATGCAGTCCACCAGTCCTCACGATCTAGCTTCTACCCGCATACAACGCTCCCCTACTGCCCTTAATGGACCCATAGCTTCGGTGGTGTGTTTAGCCCCGTTACATTTTCGGCGCAGAGTCACTCGACCAGTGAGCTATTACGCACTCTTTAAATGGTGGCTGCTTCTAAGCCAACATCCTGGTTGTCTGTGCAACTCCACATCCTTTCCCACTTAACACACACTTGGGGACCTTAGCTGATGATCTGGGCTGTTTCCCTCTTGACAATGGATCTTAGCACTCACTGTCTGACTCCCGGGTATACGTATGCGGCATTCAGAGTTTGACTGGACTTGGTAACCCTTGGCGGGCCCCGCACCCAATCAGTGCTTTACCTCCGCTACGCTAATCCCGAGGCTAGCCCTAAAGCTATTTCGGGGAGAACCAGCTATCTCCGAGTTCGATTGGAATTTCTCCCCTACCCCCACCTCATCCCCGAATTTTTCAACATTCGTGGGTTCGGGCCTCCAGTGCGTGTTACCGCACCTTCACCCTGGACAGGGGTAGATCACACGGTTTCGGGTCTACGTCTACGTACTTTAGCGCCCTATTCAGACTCGCTTTCGCTATGGCTCCGGCTTCTCACCTTAACCTTGCACGCAAACGTAACTCGCCGGTTCATTCTACAAAAGGCACGCCATCACCCATTAACGGGCTCTGACTTCTTGTAAGCACACGGTTTCAGGTTCTTTTTCACTCCGCTCCCGCGGTTCTTTTCACCTTTCCCTCACGGTACTGCTTCACTATCGGTCACCAGGGAGTATTTAGCCTTGGCAGATGGTCCTGCCGGATTCCGACGGGGTTTCACGTGTCCCGCCGTACTCAGGATCCCTCTAGGCATACGCTCGCTTTTGGCTACAGGGGTTTTACCTACTGTGCCGGGCCTTTCCAGACCACTTCGCCTAACAAGCTTTTGCCATGTCGAGGTCCTACAACCCCTAGCGATATAATCGCTAGGTTTGGGCTAATCCGCTTTCGCTCGCCGCTACTGACGGAATCACTTTTGTTTTCTTTTCCTGAGGGTACTTAGATGTTTCAGTTCCCCTCGTCTGCCTCCAATGTAGCTATGTATTCACTACATGGTACGTGAGTATTACCTCACGCGGGTTCCCCCATTCGGACATCCCCGGATCAAAGCCTGCTTACGGCTCCCCGAGGCGTTATCGTTGTTCGCCACGTCCTTCATCGGCTCCTGGTGCCTAGGCATCCTCCGTGTGCTCTTTATAGCTTAACCATTCGCTCGTCGTTTCTATTTTTTCGCTCCGGTTGTGCTTCGCACAAATGTCGCTTGAAAATAGAAATACTCGCTTGTAGCTAAAAGATCAACACATCGTTGCTTCGCTGCGGATGCAGCTCGCAAATAATGTTTCAGCGTTTTTGCTTTCGTTTCGTTATCCAGTTGTCAAAGGACAAGATATATATTGGTGGAGCCAAGCGGGATCGAACCGCTGACCTCCTGCTTGCAAGGCAGGCGCTCTCCCAGCTGAGCTATGGCCCCGTAATGATGGAAAACTCCATCAAAACTGAACAAATGAGAACGAATGCTTATTATGTCCGTCTAGCTACACTAGACATGGACTCCATAGAAAGGAGGTGATCCAGCCGCACCTTCCGATACGGCTACCTTGTTACGACTTCACCCCAATCATCTACCCCACCTTCGGCGGCTGGCTCCTTGCGGTTACCCTACCGACTTCGGGTGTTGTAAACTCTCGTGGTGTGACGGGCGGTGTGTACAAGACCCGGGAACGTATTCACCGCGGCATGCTGATCCGCGATTACTAGCAATTCCGACTTCATGCAGGCGAGTTGCAGCCTGCAATCCGAACTGAGACCGGCTTCTAAAGATTCGCTCCATCTCGCGACTTCGCTTCCCGTTGTACCGGCCATTGTAGTACGTGTGTAGCCCAGGTCATAAGGGGCATGATGATTTGACGTCATCCCCACCTTCCTCCGGTTTGTCACCGGCAGTCACTCTAGAGTGCCCAACTCAATGCTGGCAACTAAAGTCAAGGGTTGCGCTCGTTGCGGGACTTAACCCAACATCTCACGACACGAGCTGACGACAACCATGCACCACCTGTCTCCTCTGTCCCGAAGGCCGCCCCTATCTCTAGAGGATTCAGAGGGATGTCAAGACCTGGTAAGGTTCTTCGCGTTGCTTCGAATTAAACCACATACTCCACTGCTTGTGCGGGTCCCCGTCAATTCCTTTGAGTTTCACTCTTGCGAGCGTACTCCCCAGGCGGAGTGCTTACTGTGTTTACTTCGGCACCAAGGGTATCGAAACCCCTAACACCTAGCACTCATCGTTTACGGCGTGGACTACCAGGGTATCTAATCCTGTTTGCTCCCCACGCTTTCGCGCCTCAGCGTCAGTTACAGTCCAGAAAGCCGCCTTCGCCACTGGTGTTCCTCCACATCTCTACGCATTTCACCGCTACACGTGGAATTCCGCTTTCCTCTCCTGCACTCCAGTCTCCCAGTTTTCAGTGCGAACCGAGGTTGAGCCTCGGGCTTAAACACCAAACTTAAAAGACCGCCTGCGCGCGCTTTACGCCCAATAATTCCGGACAACGCTTGCCCCCTACGTATTACCGCGGCTGCTGGCACGTAGTTAGCCGGGGCTTTCTTCTCAGGTACCGTCATGCCTAGGGCAGTTACTCCCCAAGCCGTTCTTCCCTGGCAACAGAGCTTTACGATCCGAAAACCTTCATCACTCACGCGGCGTTGCTCCGTCAGACTTTCGTCCATTGCGGAAGATTCCCTACTGCTGCCTCCCGTAGGAGTCTGGGCCGTGTCTCAGTCCCAGTGTGGCCGATCACCCTCTCAGGTCGGCTACGCATCGTCGCCTTGGTAGGCCGTTACCCCACCAACTAGCTAATGCGCCGCAGGTCCATCTGTAAGCCACAGCTTGCACCGTGTTTCATGATCCTCTCATGCGAGAAAACCAGCTATCCGGCCTTAGCTACCGTTTCCGGTAGTTATTCCGATCTTACAGGCAGGTTACCTACGTGTTACTCACCCGTCCGCCGCTAACCCCGAAGGGTCCGCTCGACTTGCATGTATTAGGCACGCCGCCAGCGTTCGTCCTGAGCCAGGATCAAACTCTCCATTATAGTTTCTAGATAATTTCGAGATTGATCGGTGATCAAACTCTCCATTAAAGTTACTTTTTAACGAAAAGAGCGATTAGCTCATTACTTCTTGCTTAGCATTTCGTCTCATTTGTTCAGTTTTCAAAGAGCTTTCGTCGCTAGCTTGTTTTGCCGTGACAAGATCGTATCTTATCACATCTTGACGAGCTTTGCAACTTTTTATTTTTTCTTTTGTCGCTTGTCCGACATTTGCTTGCGTTGTCTTTCGCGGCGACAAGCAATAATGTATCACAGGTCGACTATAGAATGCAAGTCCTTTTTTACAAATTAAATTAAAAAGAGATTAAAGCTGTCGAACAGGCGTCTACCCTGCGGCTGGACGCCCGTTCCGCTTCAACTATTGTAGCCCAATAGATGAATCTTATTCGTGCTCCGCCAGCAATTGCAGCAGCTCCTGCTCCTCGACAATTCGAATGCCGAGATCCTGCGCCTTCGTCAGCTTGCTGCCTGCACTTTCGCCTGCTATGAGCATATCTGTCTTCTTGGACACACTGCCGGTCACCTTCGCTCCGAGTCGCTCTATCCGCTTCGCACACTCGTCCCGTCCCATTGCAGCAAGTGTGCCTGTGATAACGACCGTTCGGCCATAGAATGGATTGTCCTCGCTTGCAACTACAGGCACCTCTCCCGCTATCGGCTCCACACCTGCGGCAAGCATGCGGTCGATGCTGGACTGCATGATCGGGTCCTCGAAGAAGCGAACGATGCTGTCCGCCACGATCCCGCCGATGTCAGGCAAGCCAATCAGCTCTTCTGCCAATGCGGCTCTCACCTTATCGAGACTGCGATAATGATCCGCAAGCTCCTTCGTCGTCGTCTTCCCCGTATTCGGAATGCCGAGCGCATATAGGAATGCGGAGAGCTCGGGCGTCTTGCTTTTCTCCAGTGCGGCGATCAGGTTCTCCGCCTTCTTCTTGCCGAAGCGCTCCAGCTTCACCAGCTCATCTACGGTGAGACGATACAGATCAGCCGGATCGCGCACACCTAGCTCATCGTACAGCTGCTCCGCCGTCTTCTCGCTGAACGTCTCAATATCCATCGCATCGCGCGAGGCGAAGTGCGCAATACGTCCGACTAGCTGCGGACGACACGCGAGGCGATTCGGACAGAACAGGTGTGCGCCCCGCAGCTCCAGCGTATGACCACACGACGGACACGTCTCCGGTGCCTTGATCTCCTCGCCGTCCGCCTCATCTGTCACTTTACCTAGAATCTCTGGTATAACATCATTAGAGCGACGAATGTAAATGAGACTGCCGAGGGCATGCTGAAGTCCTTTGCGTCCGATGTCATCCATGTTGTTCAACGTACAGTTCTGCACCGTAACACCAGCGATGTCTACGGCCTCAACACGCGCGAGCGGCGTTACCTTGCCCGTACGTCCCACATTCCAGCTCACCTCGAGCAGCGTTGTGACCGCTTCCTCAGCCTCGAACTTGTAGGCGACCGCCCAGCGCGGGAACTTGTCCGTATAGCCGAGCACCTCGCGCGTGCGCATGTCGTTGATTTTGACAACCATACCGTCTATGAGGAAGTCCAGCGTGTCCCGCACGGTAACCAGATGCTTCAGCTCCGTCTCCACATCCTCAATCGAATTCAGGAACTTCACGTACGGGCTGACCTTGAACTTATTGGCACGCAAGAACTCGACCATCTCCCGATGATCGCTGAACTTCACCTGATCCGAGTACCCGATGTTGTAAAAGTACGCATTCAGCCTGCGCTCGGCCGTCACCTTCGGATTCAAGTTACGGAGAGCACCTGCGGCGGCGTTACGCGCATTCTTCAGCGGCTCGGCGGCCGTCTCGTTGTACTTGTTCAGCACGGACAGGTTCATAATGCCTTCGCCCTGCACCTCGAGCACACCATCGGTGTACGGAATGCGCATCGGAATCGACTTGATCGTCCGCACCTGAGCCAGAATTCCTTCGCCAACGGTGCCGCTACCACGCGTAGCCGCCTGCACGAGCTCGCCGCCCTCATAGGTCAGATTCAACGTCAAGCCATCGAACTTCAGCTCCACGACAAAAGACAGCTCCGGCAGCGGGCTATCCGGATGCTGGGCATTGTACTCGTTCACGAGCTTCAGCGCACGGTTGTACCACGCCATCAGATCGGCCTGATCCTGCGCCTTATCGAGGCTCCACAGACGAGCTAGATGCTTGTGCGGCTCGAAGCCCTTCAGCAGCTCGCCGCCGACGCGGGCGGTCGGCGAATCGGGCAGCACAACGCCCGTCTCCGCTTCCAGCTCCGTCAGTCGTGTATACAGCGCGTCCCACTCGGCGTCCGAGATGAGCGGCTCATCCAGCGTATAGTATTGATAATTGTGCTTGTTGATCTCGTCGACAAGCGTTTGCATCGTCTGCATGACATCGGGCTGGGTCACTTGGGAGCTCATCCTCTCCATCATTAATTAAGCATGAATTAAGCCTTCTCAATCGGAGCGAACTTCGCCAGCAGCCGCTTCACCCCGACCGGAGCCGGGAACGCGATCTGCAGCTCCGTATCATCGCCGGCACCCTTGATCGCGACGACGGTGCCGGTGCCCCACTTGCCATGCTTGACCTTGTCGCCCATGGCAAAGCTGGCGGCCTTCGCCGCGCCGCCGCCCGGCCCAGAGGCGGCGGCGGCTCCAGCTGCGGCGGGCCTTGCGCCCCCGCCGCTGAAGCTTACGGCCGCGCCGCGAGACTGCGCGGCCGAGCCTGCGGCAGCGCCGAAGCCTCCGGCGCTGCCAAAGCGGCGCTCGCCGCGTTCCCACGCGGCAGAGGCGCCGCCGCCCGCGCCACGCGGGGCGAAGCCGCCCGCGCGCGCGTCGCGGGCGTTCTCCACGAGCTCCGGCGGCAGCTCGTGCAGGAATCGGGACGGCGCATTGGCCGCCGTCCGACCGAACAGCGTGCGCATCTGCGCGCACGTCAGGAACAGTTCCTCCTCGGCGCGGGTAATGCCGACGTAGGCCAGACGCCGCTCCTCCTCGAGCTCCTCGTTGTCCATCAGGGCGCGGGAATGCGGGAATACGCCCTCCTCGAGGCCCATAATGAAGACGACGGGGAACTCGAGTCCTTTGGCACTGTGCATCGTCATGAGCACAACGCCCTGCTTGCCCGCCTCGGGATCGTCGTTCATCGAATCGATGTCCGCGATCAGCGCAAGATCGGTCAAGAACGATACGAGCGACTTGTCCTCGTTGCGCTTCTCGAAGTCTTGCGTCACCGACAAGAATTCGTCGATGTTCTCCAGACGCGCCTCCGACTCCAGCGTATTCTCACGCTTCAGCTCCTCGCGGTAGCCGGTCAGCTCCAGCACCTGCTCCGTCAACTCAGTGACGGACAAATATTCGAGCATGCGGTGCAAATTCTCGATCATGTCGCGGAAATTGCCGAGCGCGCCAGTCGCCTTGGCCGTGAGACCGAGCATGTCGACATTTTCCAGCATGGCAAACATCGATACACCGTAAGTCGCCGCCGCTGCCGCAAGCTTCTCAACCGACGTATCGCCGATGCCTCGCTTGGGCACGTTGACAACGCGCGCGAAGCTGATGTCATCATCCGGGTTCGAGATCAGACGCAGGTAGGCGAGAATGTCCTTAATCTCCTTACGATCGTAGAACTTGACGCCGCCGACGATCTGGTACGGAATATCGGACTTGATGAGAATTTCCTCGATGACACGGGACTGGGCGTTCGTGCGGTACAAAATCGCGTGATCCTTGAAGAGGCGACCCTTGTCGACATTCTTGCGTATTTGACCGGTGATATAATACCCTTCCTCGTGCTCGGAGTCGGCTTGATAGAAGCGAATCTTCTGGCCCTCACCCTTGTCCGTCCACAGGTTCTTCGCCTTGCGTCCGGCATTGTTCGCGATGACCTTGTTCGCCGCATTCAGAATGGTCGAGGTCGAACGGTAGTTCTGCTCGAGTAGTATCGTCGCCGCGGCCGGATAGTCCTTCTCGAAGTCGAGAATATTGCTGATGTCCGCGCCGCGCCACCGGTAGATCGATTGGTCGCTGTCGCCGACGACGCAGATGCGCTTATGCTTGTCCGCCAGCATGCGCGTGATCATATATTGAGCACGGTTCGTATCCTGGTACTCGTCGACGTGAATATATTGGAACTTATTCTGATAAAAGTCGAGCACCTCGGGCACCTGCTTAAACAGCTCGATCGTCATCATGATCAAGTCGTCGAAGTCGAGCGAGTTGTTGCTGCGCAGCTTTTTCTGATACAACGCATACACCTTCGCTACGATACTGTCAAAATAATCACCGATCTGCTTCTCCAGCTGCTCGGGCGTCTTCAGCTCGTTCTTGGCGCCGGATAGCGCCGCCTGGACGGCCTTGGGCTCGAATTTCTTGGAGTCGATATTCAGCTCCTTCATACAATTCTTGATAACCGACAGCTGATCGCCGGAGTCGAGAATCGAGAAGCTGGACGTGAAGCCGATACGAGAGATGTCTCTGCGCAAGATGCGAACGCACATCGAGTGGAACGTCGATACCCAGATGTCCTGTCCCTGCGGACCGACGAGCGAGCTGACGCGCTCCTGCATCTCCCGCGCCGCCTTGTTCGTGAACGTAATGGCCAGGATGCTCCAAGGCGCCGCCTTGCGCGTAGCGATCAGGTAGGCGATGCGGTGCGTCAGCACGCGCGTCTTGCCACTGCCCGCTCCAGCCATAATAAGCAGCGGACCGTCGGTCGTCTCGACCGCCTTCCTCTGCTGCGGATTCAGCTTCTGGATCGCCTGTAAAATATCAACCGGTTCGTTCATAGTGCCCCTACCCTTTCTTAAACGTATTCCTTCACAGCCTGCACCGTTGCAAGCGCCCGCTCCACATCGTCGTAGATGAGGTTGCCGACCACGACCGTATGCGCGGCGGCGGCTGCCTGCTTCGCCTTGTCGGGACTATCAATGCCTCCCCCGTACAACAGACGCGCATGCTTCAGCAGCCCCTTCACCCGCTTCACAAGCTCCATATCACCGAAGGTGCCGCTGTACTCCAGATAAATAATCGGCAGGCGGAACAGCTGGTCCGCCATTCGTGCGAACGCCTCGACATCACGAACGGATAGCTGCGTATCCGCTTCTGTTACTCTCGCTGCCGTCGAATCGGGATTCAATATGATATAGCCCTCTGGGGCAATATATTGCCAATCCATCACAGCCCCGTATTCCTTCACCGCCTGCTGCTGGCGTCCGACGATCCATTCCTTATCGCCTGCGTTCAGTACGACAGGAATGAGGAACAGGTCGAAGCCCGGCACTAGCGCCTCCTGCTCGGATACCTCCAGCACGCACGGCACCTCGTACCGCCTGATGCGGGCGAGCAGATCGACCGTATTGTCGAACGTCACACCACTGGAGCCGCCGACCATGACCGCGTCCGTGCCGGACAAGCAGATGCGCTCGAGCGCCTCATCAGACAGCTCCCGATCCGGGTCGAGCTTGAATACATGCCTCCATTGTTCAATCATTGAATGCATCGTCATGATACCCTTTCATCCCCTGTAGGTGCCGCTTCCAGCGACATGCTTACTATCTACAAGTAAGTCTATGCTACCGAGCAGGTGGTGTCAACGAAGGCTGGACCTTGGGTTCAGCACTTGAAATCGAACGGGCGTTCGAATATAATGAGAACATACGTTTGATATTGTAGCAAAAAAAACGGCTCCCTGTTGAGCTGCAAGTCCAGCTTGACGGGAGCGGTATGTGGGCAGCCTCAACAGCCGCTTCTATATGACAACGGTGCACAGTCTACGAGATCGTCTTGAACTGGGTAATCGTCAGCTGATTGCCATCCAGTCGATACTCCGATACGTGCTCCATAATGGAACGGACCGGCTCCTGCTGCGTGTTCACGCCGCGGAGTGTAATCCGATAGACGCCCGCCTCCGGCTGCGCCTTCTTCAGCTCATACTCGCCCCACTCGCTGCGCAGCCCGAGCATCGCCTTCGTGCTATAGGCCTGATACGTGCCCAGACGCTCGTCCTCACGATAGAAATATTCAATTAAGCTGTCTGCCACCTCAGGCGCGTACACTTTACATAAATATTGACGCATCTCTTGTCTTGCGTATTTATCCATCTCTCCGGTAACGGGCGAAGACAGCACCTTATGGGTCCAATCATCCACTTGCTTAATCCAAGTAATCATCTCTTGATCCGACTTCTGCAAGATACCCTTATCCATCGGCGGCGGTGTCAGCTGACTGAACGTCTGGAGCAAGCGATCCTTGCCGACGGTCTTCAGCATCGTCTTCGTATCGGAAGCTTCCATACGCTGCTGCTCCGTCTGACAGCCGCCGAGTAATGCAGCAGCGATCGTCAAGGCTAGAAGCAGCTTCATTGTGTTCATTCTCATGACAGAACCTCCCCATGTTGACGGTTTTATCGTATTATGCGTCACCAGCGGGAAAGTATACTTCGGGGCAGCCTCTGTGGGGGCGAGCGGAGAAGTAGACTTGTTGCTATCGCACGCTTCCGCTTCCGTAATGAGACAATGGACTGCGCCTATAAAAAGCTCCACCGCGAAGCACCTTAATCGTTAATCATATGTAAGCAGATGAAACGAAGAGGAGCTGACCTTGATGCCAGCAACGAAAGCGTTAGGCACCTGTGAGCTGTGCGAGCGAGAGGAGCTCGAGACGACGAAGCATCATCTGACGCCGAAGGAGAAGGGCGGCACGTTCCTGCCTACTGCCCAGCTATGCATATCCTGCCACAAGCAGATTCACGCGCTGTTCACGAACGAGGAGCTGGAGGCGGAGCTGCATACGCTGGAGTCACTGCGCACTCACGAACGGATGCGGGGCTTCATTCGCTGGATCAAGAAGCAGCCGGCCTCCGCCCTGCCCAAAATTCGTAAATCAAAGCATGTTCGAGACTCTCGTTGATGGAATATTAAGGAATCTATGACTATAATGGAGAAGGGGGTGCTGGCAAGCATCGGAAGGGAGAATTAGTAAGATGACGAAGCCCAAACTGTTCATTGGCTCCTCTCGGGAAGCCATTA
Above is a genomic segment from Paenibacillus sp. YYML68 containing:
- the ligA gene encoding NAD-dependent DNA ligase LigA; this encodes MQTMQTLVDEINKHNYQYYTLDEPLISDAEWDALYTRLTELEAETGVVLPDSPTARVGGELLKGFEPHKHLARLWSLDKAQDQADLMAWYNRALKLVNEYNAQHPDSPLPELSFVVELKFDGLTLNLTYEGGELVQAATRGSGTVGEGILAQVRTIKSIPMRIPYTDGVLEVQGEGIMNLSVLNKYNETAAEPLKNARNAAAGALRNLNPKVTAERRLNAYFYNIGYSDQVKFSDHREMVEFLRANKFKVSPYVKFLNSIEDVETELKHLVTVRDTLDFLIDGMVVKINDMRTREVLGYTDKFPRWAVAYKFEAEEAVTTLLEVSWNVGRTGKVTPLARVEAVDIAGVTVQNCTLNNMDDIGRKGLQHALGSLIYIRRSNDVIPEILGKVTDEADGEEIKAPETCPSCGHTLELRGAHLFCPNRLACRPQLVGRIAHFASRDAMDIETFSEKTAEQLYDELGVRDPADLYRLTVDELVKLERFGKKKAENLIAALEKSKTPELSAFLYALGIPNTGKTTTKELADHYRSLDKVRAALAEELIGLPDIGGIVADSIVRFFEDPIMQSSIDRMLAAGVEPIAGEVPVVASEDNPFYGRTVVITGTLAAMGRDECAKRIERLGAKVTGSVSKKTDMLIAGESAGSKLTKAQDLGIRIVEEQELLQLLAEHE
- the pcrA gene encoding DNA helicase PcrA, whose product is MNEPVDILQAIQKLNPQQRKAVETTDGPLLIMAGAGSGKTRVLTHRIAYLIATRKAAPWSILAITFTNKAAREMQERVSSLVGPQGQDIWVSTFHSMCVRILRRDISRIGFTSSFSILDSGDQLSVIKNCMKELNIDSKKFEPKAVQAALSGAKNELKTPEQLEKQIGDYFDSIVAKVYALYQKKLRSNNSLDFDDLIMMTIELFKQVPEVLDFYQNKFQYIHVDEYQDTNRAQYMITRMLADKHKRICVVGDSDQSIYRWRGADISNILDFEKDYPAAATILLEQNYRSTSTILNAANKVIANNAGRKAKNLWTDKGEGQKIRFYQADSEHEEGYYITGQIRKNVDKGRLFKDHAILYRTNAQSRVIEEILIKSDIPYQIVGGVKFYDRKEIKDILAYLRLISNPDDDISFARVVNVPKRGIGDTSVEKLAAAAATYGVSMFAMLENVDMLGLTAKATGALGNFRDMIENLHRMLEYLSVTELTEQVLELTGYREELKRENTLESEARLENIDEFLSVTQDFEKRNEDKSLVSFLTDLALIADIDSMNDDPEAGKQGVVLMTMHSAKGLEFPVVFIMGLEEGVFPHSRALMDNEELEEERRLAYVGITRAEEELFLTCAQMRTLFGRTAANAPSRFLHELPPELVENARDARAGGFAPRGAGGGASAAWERGERRFGSAGGFGAAAGSAAQSRGAAVSFSGGGARPAAAGAAAASGPGGGAAKAASFAMGDKVKHGKWGTGTVVAIKGAGDDTELQIAFPAPVGVKRLLAKFAPIEKA
- a CDS encoding heptaprenylglyceryl phosphate synthase — encoded protein: MHSMIEQWRHVFKLDPDRELSDEALERICLSGTDAVMVGGSSGVTFDNTVDLLARIRRYEVPCVLEVSEQEALVPGFDLFLIPVVLNAGDKEWIVGRQQQAVKEYGAVMDWQYIAPEGYIILNPDSTAARVTEADTQLSVRDVEAFARMADQLFRLPIIYLEYSGTFGDMELVKRVKGLLKHARLLYGGGIDSPDKAKQAAAAAHTVVVGNLIYDDVERALATVQAVKEYV